In one window of Caballeronia sp. TF1N1 DNA:
- a CDS encoding FtsX-like permease family protein, translating to MTALAAAPRTLTRWLLGAQWRSHRGRALVAILTIALGVGLGYAVQLINSAAFNEFSAAARSLSGQADLQVRGAQPFVDENIYPQLAAHEGVVMASPVLEVDAAVPGRDAPLKVLGIDVFRAKRVAPDLTGVPSANAPFDVLSGDAIFLSTAALQWLGARAGGNVALLSGTEKVPLRVAGGIARALPGQRIAVMDIAAVQTRFHMTGKLSRVDLQLARGVDRDAFQRELQQSLGARFVVGQTRDVESRTDRLSRAYRINMNVLALVALFTGAFLVFSTQAAGVVRRRAQFAMLRVLGMTRRQLVRQIMLEGALLGVVGAIIGIALGYAVAAVALRFFGSDLGGGYFPGVQPRVGFEPLATAIFLALGIGVALAGTLVPALEAARARPAPALKAGSEEAALTPLRKPWPALICLALGVVLTQVPPVFDAPIAGYLAVAFLLVGGIALMPRLTAIVFRAASVGYASRKNKAPRARGTIATLALARLANAPGQASIAMGGVLSSFTLIVAMAIMVASFRVSVEDWLMHLLSADLYVRMASSGDTGGLRPVEQAQLAATKGIEHAAFLRTSQVTLDSAKPPIVLIAREIDAADPGATLQMTGSVLPPSSWQPNETPVWASEATVDLYGYRVGERIALPVGAAKERFVIAGIWRDYVRQTGALQIRLADYRRITGDSTATDAGITLSKGVPAAQVIDALKHLPFGAALEFSQPGDIRARTLTIFDRSFAVTYLLEGVAIVIGLFGVGATFSVQTLARAREFGMLRHVGVTRGQILALLASEGGLLTLLGIAMGCVLGFAISLILVFIVNPQSFHWTMSLHVPWSMIAIIGCVMLASSCATAVLAGRRAVSIDAVRAVREDW from the coding sequence ATGACGGCGCTCGCCGCCGCGCCCCGCACGCTCACGCGCTGGCTGCTCGGCGCGCAATGGCGCAGTCATCGCGGCCGCGCGCTGGTCGCCATACTCACTATCGCGCTTGGCGTCGGGCTCGGCTACGCGGTGCAACTCATCAACAGCGCCGCGTTCAACGAGTTTTCCGCCGCCGCGCGCAGTCTGTCCGGCCAGGCGGACTTGCAGGTACGCGGCGCACAGCCGTTCGTCGATGAAAACATCTATCCGCAACTCGCCGCGCACGAAGGCGTGGTCATGGCGAGTCCCGTGCTCGAAGTCGATGCCGCCGTGCCCGGCCGCGATGCGCCGCTCAAGGTGCTTGGCATCGATGTGTTCCGCGCCAAGCGCGTCGCGCCGGACCTCACGGGCGTGCCGTCCGCCAACGCGCCGTTCGACGTGCTGTCGGGCGATGCCATCTTTCTGTCGACCGCCGCATTGCAATGGCTCGGCGCGCGCGCCGGTGGCAATGTTGCGTTGTTGAGCGGGACCGAGAAGGTGCCGTTGCGGGTGGCGGGCGGAATCGCGCGGGCATTGCCGGGACAGCGCATCGCGGTGATGGACATTGCGGCCGTGCAGACGCGCTTCCATATGACGGGCAAGCTGTCGCGCGTCGATCTGCAACTCGCGCGCGGTGTCGATCGCGACGCCTTCCAGCGCGAGCTGCAGCAGTCGCTCGGAGCGCGTTTTGTCGTCGGACAGACGCGCGATGTCGAAAGCCGCACCGATCGGCTTTCGCGCGCGTATCGCATCAACATGAACGTGCTGGCGCTCGTCGCGCTTTTTACCGGCGCGTTTCTGGTGTTTTCGACGCAAGCGGCGGGCGTCGTGCGCCGCCGCGCGCAATTCGCGATGTTGCGCGTGCTCGGCATGACGCGCAGGCAACTCGTGCGGCAGATCATGCTCGAAGGCGCATTGCTGGGCGTGGTGGGCGCGATCATCGGCATTGCGCTGGGTTATGCGGTGGCGGCGGTGGCGCTGCGCTTTTTCGGCAGCGATCTAGGCGGCGGCTACTTTCCGGGCGTGCAGCCGCGGGTCGGTTTCGAACCGCTTGCGACGGCCATCTTTCTTGCACTCGGGATTGGCGTGGCGCTGGCGGGGACGCTCGTTCCCGCGCTCGAAGCGGCGCGCGCGCGGCCCGCGCCCGCGCTCAAGGCGGGCAGCGAGGAAGCCGCGCTCACGCCGCTGCGCAAGCCGTGGCCGGCGTTGATCTGTCTTGCGCTCGGCGTGGTGCTGACGCAAGTGCCGCCTGTCTTCGATGCCCCCATCGCCGGTTATCTCGCCGTCGCGTTCCTGCTCGTCGGTGGCATCGCGCTCATGCCGCGTCTGACGGCCATCGTGTTTCGCGCGGCGAGCGTCGGGTATGCATCGCGAAAGAATAAGGCGCCGCGCGCGCGCGGCACGATCGCCACGCTCGCGCTCGCGCGGCTTGCGAATGCGCCCGGTCAAGCGTCGATTGCCATGGGCGGCGTGCTGTCGAGCTTCACGCTGATCGTCGCGATGGCGATCATGGTGGCGAGCTTTCGCGTGTCGGTGGAAGACTGGCTCATGCATCTGCTCTCCGCCGATCTCTACGTGCGCATGGCGTCGAGCGGCGATACGGGCGGCTTGCGTCCGGTCGAGCAGGCGCAACTCGCGGCGACGAAGGGCATCGAACACGCGGCGTTTTTGCGCACCTCGCAGGTGACGCTCGATTCGGCGAAGCCGCCTATCGTGCTGATTGCACGCGAAATCGATGCCGCCGATCCGGGCGCCACGTTGCAGATGACGGGTTCCGTGCTGCCGCCTTCGTCGTGGCAACCGAACGAGACGCCGGTATGGGCGTCGGAGGCGACGGTCGATCTTTATGGCTATCGGGTCGGCGAGCGCATCGCGTTGCCGGTCGGCGCGGCGAAGGAGCGCTTCGTCATCGCGGGCATCTGGCGCGACTACGTGCGGCAGACGGGCGCGTTGCAGATCCGGCTCGCCGATTACCGCCGCATCACGGGCGACTCCACCGCGACCGACGCCGGCATCACGCTGTCGAAGGGCGTGCCGGCCGCACAGGTGATCGACGCGCTCAAGCACTTGCCGTTCGGCGCCGCGCTCGAATTTTCGCAACCGGGCGACATCCGCGCGCGCACGCTCACCATCTTCGACCGGAGTTTCGCGGTGACTTATTTGCTGGAAGGCGTGGCAATCGTGATCGGCCTGTTTGGCGTGGGCGCGACGTTTTCGGTGCAGACACTTGCGCGCGCTCGCGAGTTCGGCATGCTGCGGCATGTCGGCGTCACGCGCGGGCAGATCCTGGCGCTGCTTGCAAGCGAAGGCGGCTTGCTTACCTTGCTCGGTATTGCGATGGGTTGCGTGCTTGGGTTCGCGATCAGTTTGATCCTCGTGTTCATCGTCAATCCGCAGTCGTTTCACTGGACGATGTCACTGCATGTGCCCTGGTCGATGATCGCGATCATCGGCTGCGTGATGCTCGCTTCTTCATGCGCGACGGCGGTGCTGGCGGGAAGACGCGCGGTGTCCATCGATGCCGTGCGCGCGGTGCGGGAGGATTGGTGA
- a CDS encoding ABC transporter ATP-binding protein, which produces MPSIAPALECRRLSKSYGNGRIVLAGLDFILESGEFVAIMGDSGVGKSTLLNLIAGLDTADSGDVLIDGAPMSTQSDDAATRTRREKLGFVFQAFHVLPHLTLAQNVAVPLLLNAMPPAPANAMLAAVGLAGRDDDLPRQLSGGELQRVAIARALVHRPRLILADEPTGNLDPQTAHEILALLRHETKSTGAATIMVTHSEAAAAVADRVLVLADGTLHEAESLAAFNAARVQ; this is translated from the coding sequence ATGCCCTCCATCGCTCCCGCACTCGAATGCCGCCGCCTCAGCAAGTCCTACGGCAACGGCCGCATCGTGCTCGCGGGCCTCGACTTCATCCTCGAATCGGGCGAGTTCGTCGCGATCATGGGTGACTCGGGCGTCGGCAAGTCCACCTTGCTGAATCTGATCGCCGGTCTCGATACCGCCGACAGCGGTGACGTACTGATCGATGGCGCGCCGATGTCCACCCAAAGCGACGATGCCGCCACGCGCACGCGCCGCGAGAAGCTCGGCTTCGTCTTTCAGGCGTTTCACGTGCTGCCGCATCTCACGCTCGCGCAAAACGTCGCCGTGCCGCTGCTGCTCAACGCCATGCCGCCTGCGCCCGCGAACGCGATGCTCGCCGCTGTCGGTCTCGCGGGCCGCGACGATGATTTGCCGCGACAGTTGTCCGGCGGCGAGTTGCAGCGCGTGGCGATTGCGCGCGCGTTGGTGCATCGGCCGCGCCTCATTCTCGCCGATGAACCCACCGGCAATCTCGATCCGCAAACGGCGCACGAAATCCTCGCGCTCTTGCGCCACGAAACGAAATCGACGGGCGCCGCGACCATCATGGTCACGCATTCCGAAGCGGCCGCCGCGGTTGCCGATCGCGTGCTCGTGCTCGCGGACGGCACCTTGCACGAGGCGGAATCGCTCGCGGCGTTCAACGCAGCGCGCGTCCAATGA
- a CDS encoding carotenoid 1,2-hydratase yields the protein MRASLLSTMMLLATVAGAADAADAANAASTTETSDTASAVDRQFASVSPGHSIQWPQDTGSHPAYRTEWWYATGWLETPDHKPMGFQITFFRSKTGKGEPASAFDPSQLIIAHAALSDPAHGRLVHDQNVARQGFDLAYAKNGNTDVKLDSWRMTRAADGRYTVSADAAGFALHLVFAPTQPPMLQGDAGYSQKGPLPAQASYYYSEPQLSVSGSVTRPSASEKKGDTVAVTGKAWLDHEWSSTLLSSDASGWDWLGANLDDGSALMAFKVRSRDGHAIWAHAALRDAAGHATQYGPADVDFTPQRQWRSPRTGTTYPVAMKVHVGALQWQLAPLIDDQELDSRDSTGSLYWEGAVTLTGTGAAPAQRGRGYLELTGYAKAIEVEKR from the coding sequence ATGCGTGCGTCTTTGCTTTCGACGATGATGCTTTTGGCGACCGTCGCAGGCGCGGCAGATGCGGCAGATGCGGCGAATGCGGCAAGCACCACGGAGACGTCCGACACAGCCAGCGCCGTCGACCGGCAATTCGCATCCGTCAGCCCCGGCCACTCCATTCAATGGCCCCAAGACACCGGCTCCCACCCGGCTTACCGCACCGAATGGTGGTACGCAACCGGCTGGCTCGAAACACCCGATCACAAGCCGATGGGTTTCCAAATCACCTTCTTCCGTTCGAAGACAGGCAAGGGCGAGCCAGCGAGTGCTTTCGATCCATCGCAACTCATCATCGCGCATGCCGCCCTGAGCGATCCCGCGCACGGCCGCCTCGTGCACGATCAGAACGTCGCGCGACAAGGCTTCGATCTCGCCTACGCGAAAAACGGCAACACCGACGTCAAGCTCGATTCATGGCGCATGACGCGCGCAGCGGACGGCCGCTACACCGTCAGCGCCGATGCCGCCGGCTTCGCATTGCACCTCGTCTTCGCGCCGACGCAGCCGCCGATGCTGCAAGGCGATGCGGGCTACTCGCAGAAGGGCCCGCTTCCCGCGCAGGCGAGCTACTACTACAGCGAGCCGCAATTGAGCGTGAGCGGAAGCGTCACGCGGCCGTCGGCATCCGAGAAAAAAGGCGATACGGTCGCCGTCACCGGCAAGGCCTGGCTCGATCACGAATGGTCGAGCACGCTGCTTTCGTCGGATGCATCCGGCTGGGACTGGCTCGGCGCGAATCTCGACGACGGCTCCGCACTCATGGCCTTCAAGGTGCGCAGCCGCGACGGCCACGCGATCTGGGCGCATGCCGCATTACGCGATGCCGCCGGACACGCGACGCAATACGGCCCCGCCGATGTCGACTTCACGCCGCAACGTCAATGGCGCTCGCCGCGCACGGGCACGACGTATCCGGTGGCGATGAAGGTGCACGTTGGCGCGCTGCAATGGCAGCTTGCGCCGCTCATCGACGATCAGGAACTCGACTCGCGCGATTCCACCGGCTCGCTTTACTGGGAGGGCGCGGTAACGCTGACAGGAACAGGCGCCGCGCCCGCTCAACGGGGGCGCGGCTATCTCGAACTGACGGGTTATGCAAAGGCCATCGAAGTCGAAAAGCGCTGA
- a CDS encoding DUF2322 family protein, with protein sequence MIEPKSVFKDNLAQLPGIDGIGRIDLIDSRGAVVSSIENKPGKQGSLAVYHYLKQAFGTLDVEAAEYGLALFAEHTTDARSRPGAHPNVDRLVEIANGGEPLRIEVIAAE encoded by the coding sequence GTGATCGAGCCGAAGAGCGTATTCAAGGACAACCTGGCGCAATTGCCGGGCATCGATGGTATCGGGCGTATCGATCTGATCGATAGCCGAGGCGCGGTGGTGTCGAGCATCGAAAACAAGCCGGGCAAGCAGGGCTCGCTTGCGGTGTATCACTATCTCAAGCAGGCCTTCGGCACGCTCGATGTCGAGGCCGCCGAGTATGGCCTCGCTCTTTTCGCCGAACATACGACCGATGCGCGCAGCCGTCCGGGCGCGCATCCGAATGTGGATCGGCTGGTCGAGATTGCAAATGGTGGCGAACCGTTGCGTATTGAAGTGATCGCCGCGGAATGA
- a CDS encoding MOSC domain-containing protein, translated as MPLNPASPLARLMLAPVLPGGIVWIGLRTARRAPMQQVESTTALTGGGLDGDHYSRKQGNRQVTLIQLESMRAIASHLGRDEVSPFDLRRNIVTSGINLHALKDRRFRIGDAVLEASGECHPCSRMEETFGVGGYNAVRGFGGITARVIEGGEIALGDVIVPLT; from the coding sequence ATGCCGCTCAATCCTGCTTCGCCGCTCGCCCGTCTCATGCTCGCGCCCGTGCTGCCCGGCGGAATAGTATGGATAGGCTTGCGCACGGCGCGGCGCGCGCCCATGCAACAGGTCGAGAGTACGACGGCGCTGACAGGCGGCGGCCTTGACGGCGACCACTACAGCCGCAAGCAGGGCAATCGGCAAGTGACGCTGATACAGCTCGAAAGCATGCGTGCCATTGCGAGCCATCTTGGCCGCGACGAAGTCTCGCCATTCGATCTGCGACGCAATATCGTCACGTCGGGCATCAATCTGCATGCGCTGAAGGACCGTCGGTTTCGTATCGGCGATGCGGTGCTCGAAGCGAGCGGCGAATGTCATCCCTGTTCGCGGATGGAAGAGACTTTCGGCGTCGGCGGCTATAACGCCGTGCGCGGCTTCGGCGGAATCACGGCACGCGTGATCGAAGGCGGAGAGATCGCGCTTGGCGATGTGATCGTGCCTTTGACGTAA
- a CDS encoding MFS transporter translates to MDRSSYRWRICALLFFATTINYLDRQVLGLLKPALAVQFSWTETQYSYIVVIFTACYAVGMLLSGKLVDRVGVKIGYGVCVLLWSIAACGHALVRSTFGFGVMRALLGLSESGSFPCAVKSVSEWFPRKEQAFAVGILTSGTSIGAVAAPATVPWLAAVYGWEAAFFVTGLTGFVWLGFWYFMYQAPLKHKKVSREELRLIDDGASTHAAPQPRISWFALLKLRPTWAFFVGKLLTDPIWWFMLFWLPSYFNSRFNLDLKNLGLPLVIVYVATSIGSVGGGWVSSKLIARGWSVSKARGTTMFGLALLVTPIAFAPWIDNMWAMVGLLSLAAAAHQGWSANLFTTASDMFPKQLVGSVVGIGGLAGALGATLFPLFVGAVLDHFKLLGNIGAGYNVIFVICGSAYLIAWLLMRVIRASRTVTDVEGLQADAS, encoded by the coding sequence ATGGACCGTTCCAGTTACCGCTGGCGCATCTGCGCGCTGCTGTTTTTTGCGACCACCATCAACTATTTGGACCGGCAAGTGCTCGGTCTGCTCAAACCCGCGCTCGCGGTGCAGTTCAGTTGGACGGAGACGCAATATAGCTACATCGTCGTCATTTTCACCGCTTGCTATGCAGTGGGCATGCTGCTGTCGGGAAAGCTCGTCGATCGCGTCGGCGTGAAAATCGGCTATGGCGTGTGCGTGTTGTTGTGGAGCATCGCGGCGTGCGGACACGCGCTCGTGCGCAGCACCTTCGGCTTCGGCGTGATGCGAGCCTTGCTCGGCTTATCGGAATCGGGCAGCTTTCCATGCGCGGTAAAGAGCGTATCCGAATGGTTCCCGCGCAAGGAACAGGCGTTCGCGGTCGGCATCCTGACTTCGGGCACGAGCATCGGCGCGGTGGCGGCGCCGGCGACCGTGCCTTGGCTCGCGGCCGTGTACGGATGGGAAGCGGCTTTCTTCGTCACCGGCCTGACCGGTTTCGTGTGGCTCGGCTTCTGGTACTTCATGTATCAGGCGCCTTTGAAACACAAGAAGGTGTCGCGGGAAGAACTTCGCCTGATCGACGATGGCGCTTCCACCCACGCCGCGCCGCAACCGCGCATCAGCTGGTTCGCGCTCTTGAAGTTGCGGCCGACATGGGCGTTCTTCGTCGGTAAATTGCTGACGGATCCCATCTGGTGGTTCATGCTGTTCTGGCTGCCGTCGTACTTCAATTCGCGCTTCAATCTCGACTTGAAGAACCTCGGGCTGCCGCTCGTGATCGTGTATGTCGCGACGTCCATCGGCAGCGTGGGTGGCGGGTGGGTATCGTCGAAACTGATTGCGCGCGGCTGGAGCGTTTCGAAGGCGCGTGGCACGACCATGTTCGGCCTCGCGCTGCTCGTCACGCCAATTGCATTCGCGCCGTGGATCGACAACATGTGGGCGATGGTCGGTTTGCTCAGTCTCGCGGCGGCGGCGCACCAGGGCTGGTCGGCGAATCTTTTCACTACCGCGTCCGACATGTTCCCGAAGCAACTGGTCGGCTCCGTGGTCGGCATCGGCGGATTGGCGGGTGCCTTGGGCGCGACACTCTTTCCGCTTTTCGTCGGCGCGGTGCTCGACCACTTCAAGTTGCTCGGCAACATCGGCGCGGGTTACAACGTCATCTTCGTGATCTGCGGCAGCGCTTATCTCATTGCGTGGCTCTTGATGCGCGTGATTCGCGCGTCCAGGACGGTGACCGATGTCGAAGGCCTGCAGGCCGACGCGAGTTAA
- a CDS encoding MFS transporter, with the protein MSMSRAAAPADAMKRTKVRYVILLLIFVITTFNYADRATLSVTGSAMRAEFGFDAIRMGYIFSAFSWAYVLSQLPAGWLLDRFGARRVYAASIFLWSLFTLLQSSIGLLGSAATAVTALFVLRFMMGAAEAPAFPANAKVVASWFPTSERGTASAIFNAAQYFAAVVFTPLMAWLTHAFGWHHVYIVMGIAGLLLALTWLAVMKNPADHPGINKQELDYIEEGGGLVRGHRRGRVGGNGGNALGWSAVRQLLTNRMLLGVYLAQFCINVLTYFFLTWFPIYLVQARHMTILQAGLIASLPAICGFLGGVLGGVLSDSLIRHGRSVTFARKLPIVAGMLLSSCIIGCNYVDADWLVVALMSLAFFGKGIGALGWAVVADTAPKEAIGLSGSIFNMFGNAAGIVTPIVIGYILARTGSFNGALAFVGVNALITVFAYLVIVKDIKRVELKPV; encoded by the coding sequence ATGTCGATGAGCCGCGCTGCTGCTCCGGCCGACGCCATGAAGCGCACGAAAGTGCGTTACGTGATTCTGTTGCTGATCTTCGTGATCACGACCTTCAACTATGCGGATCGCGCGACCTTGTCGGTCACCGGCTCCGCGATGCGCGCCGAGTTCGGTTTCGACGCCATCCGCATGGGGTATATCTTCTCGGCCTTCAGTTGGGCGTATGTGCTCTCCCAGCTTCCCGCAGGCTGGCTGCTCGACCGATTCGGCGCGCGGCGCGTGTATGCGGCGAGTATCTTTCTGTGGTCGCTGTTTACGCTGCTGCAAAGCTCGATCGGCCTGCTCGGCAGCGCCGCCACCGCCGTGACCGCATTGTTCGTGCTGCGCTTCATGATGGGCGCGGCCGAAGCGCCCGCCTTCCCCGCCAACGCCAAAGTGGTCGCAAGCTGGTTTCCGACGAGCGAACGCGGCACGGCATCGGCCATTTTCAATGCGGCGCAGTATTTCGCCGCTGTCGTGTTCACGCCGTTGATGGCCTGGCTCACGCACGCTTTCGGCTGGCATCACGTGTATATCGTCATGGGTATCGCCGGCTTGCTGCTTGCGCTGACATGGCTCGCTGTCATGAAGAATCCCGCCGATCATCCGGGCATCAACAAGCAGGAACTCGATTACATCGAGGAAGGCGGCGGTCTCGTGCGCGGGCATCGGCGTGGGCGCGTCGGCGGCAACGGTGGCAACGCTTTGGGCTGGAGCGCCGTGCGCCAGTTGCTCACGAACCGCATGCTGCTCGGCGTTTATCTCGCGCAGTTCTGCATCAACGTGCTGACGTACTTCTTCCTGACGTGGTTTCCCATCTATCTCGTGCAGGCGCGTCACATGACGATTCTGCAAGCGGGCCTGATCGCCTCGCTGCCTGCAATCTGCGGCTTTCTCGGCGGCGTGCTGGGCGGCGTGCTGTCCGACTCGCTGATCCGCCACGGGCGTTCGGTCACGTTCGCACGCAAGCTGCCGATCGTCGCCGGCATGTTGCTGTCGTCGTGCATTATCGGCTGCAACTACGTGGATGCGGACTGGCTCGTCGTGGCGTTGATGTCGCTCGCGTTCTTCGGCAAGGGCATAGGTGCGTTGGGCTGGGCGGTGGTCGCGGATACGGCGCCGAAGGAAGCCATCGGCTTGTCGGGTTCGATCTTCAATATGTTCGGCAATGCGGCGGGCATCGTCACGCCGATCGTGATCGGCTATATCCTCGCGCGGACCGGCTCGTTCAACGGCGCGCTGGCGTTCGTCGGCGTCAATGCGCTGATCACGGTGTTTGCCTATCTCGTGATCGTCAAGGACATCAAGCGGGTGGAGTTGAAGCCGGTTTGA
- the kdgD gene encoding 5-dehydro-4-deoxyglucarate dehydratase: MTTPQELKQIVSEGLLSFPVTDFDSQGNFRADTYAERLEWLAPYGASALFVAGGTGEFFSLTQPEYSQIVKTATEVCRGKVPILAGAGGPTRTAIAFAQEAEKNGAQGILLMPHYLTEASQEGIAAHAEEVCKAVPKMGVIIYNRANSKLNADMLERLADRCPNLIGFKDGVGEIEPMVTIRRRLGDRFSYLGGLPTAEVYAAAYKALGVPVYSSAVFNFIPKTAMDFYRAIAADDHETVGKLIDDFFLPYLAIRNRRAGYAVSIVKAGAKLVGHDAGPVRAPLTDLTEEEVAQLDVLIKKLGAQ, from the coding sequence ATGACGACACCGCAAGAACTCAAGCAAATCGTTTCCGAAGGCCTGCTTTCTTTTCCCGTGACCGACTTCGACAGCCAAGGCAATTTCCGCGCGGATACTTACGCCGAACGCCTCGAATGGCTCGCGCCCTACGGCGCATCGGCGCTGTTCGTGGCGGGCGGCACGGGTGAGTTCTTTTCGCTGACGCAACCCGAATATTCGCAGATCGTGAAGACGGCCACCGAAGTGTGCCGTGGCAAGGTGCCCATTCTCGCCGGCGCGGGCGGCCCGACGCGCACGGCCATCGCGTTTGCGCAGGAAGCCGAGAAGAACGGCGCGCAGGGCATTTTGCTGATGCCGCATTATCTGACCGAAGCGTCGCAAGAAGGTATCGCGGCTCACGCCGAAGAAGTCTGCAAGGCCGTGCCGAAGATGGGCGTCATCATCTATAACCGCGCCAACTCCAAGCTCAACGCCGACATGCTCGAACGTCTGGCCGACCGCTGCCCGAACCTGATCGGCTTTAAGGACGGCGTGGGCGAGATCGAGCCCATGGTCACCATCCGCCGCCGTCTGGGCGACCGCTTCTCGTACCTCGGCGGCCTGCCGACCGCGGAAGTCTACGCCGCCGCCTACAAGGCGCTCGGCGTGCCGGTGTATTCGTCGGCCGTGTTCAACTTCATTCCGAAGACCGCGATGGACTTCTATCGCGCCATCGCGGCGGACGACCACGAAACCGTCGGCAAGCTGATCGACGACTTCTTCCTGCCGTACCTTGCCATCCGCAATCGCCGTGCGGGCTATGCGGTGAGCATCGTCAAGGCGGGCGCGAAGCTGGTCGGTCACGACGCGGGCCCGGTGCGCGCACCGCTCACCGACCTGACCGAGGAAGAAGTCGCCCAGCTCGACGTGCTGATCAAGAAGCTCGGCGCACAGTAA
- the garD gene encoding galactarate dehydratase, translating to MNQSPLYIRVHPDDNVAIVVNDGGLGEGATFADGLVLRERVPQGHKVALADLQEGDAVIRYNVVIGYANKPLPKGSWINEHVLRMPTPPELHDLPIATIKAPDNSPLEGFTFEGYRNADGSVGSRNILAITTTVQCVADVVQHAVTRIKTELLPQYPNVDDVVSLGHTYGCGVAIDAPDAMVPIRTVRNIALNPNFGGEVMMVSLGCEKLQPERLMPPGTIPIAAASVEVDDVADIGDLTADENGGAVVLQDESHVGFESMIDSIMRMADSHLKRLNNRRRETCPAADLVIGVQCGGSDAFSGLTANPAVGFATDLLVRAGATVMFSEVTEVRDGVAQLTARAANGEVAAAIIREMQWYDDYLKRGGADRSANTTPGNKKGGLSNIVEKAMGSIVKSGSSTISGVLSPGEKVKQKGLIYAATPASDFICGTLQLAAGINLHVFTTGRGTPYSLAEVPVIKVATRSDLARRWHDLMDINAGTIATGEATIADVGWELFRLMLDVASGKKQTRAEKLKLHNALVLFNPAPVT from the coding sequence ATGAATCAGTCCCCGCTCTATATTCGCGTGCACCCGGACGATAACGTCGCGATCGTCGTCAACGACGGCGGTCTGGGCGAAGGCGCCACGTTCGCCGACGGCCTCGTGCTGCGCGAGCGCGTGCCGCAAGGCCACAAGGTCGCGCTGGCCGATCTGCAGGAAGGCGACGCGGTCATCCGCTATAACGTCGTGATCGGCTATGCGAACAAGCCGCTGCCAAAGGGAAGCTGGATCAACGAGCACGTGCTGCGCATGCCCACGCCGCCCGAGTTGCACGATCTGCCGATCGCGACCATCAAGGCGCCGGACAACTCGCCGCTCGAAGGCTTCACGTTCGAGGGGTATCGCAATGCGGACGGCTCGGTCGGCTCGCGCAACATCCTCGCCATCACGACGACCGTGCAGTGCGTGGCCGACGTCGTGCAGCACGCGGTGACGCGCATCAAGACGGAACTGCTGCCGCAATACCCGAATGTCGACGACGTCGTGAGCCTCGGCCATACGTACGGCTGCGGCGTCGCCATCGACGCGCCCGACGCCATGGTGCCTATCCGCACGGTGCGCAATATCGCGCTGAATCCGAACTTCGGCGGCGAAGTCATGATGGTGAGTCTCGGCTGCGAAAAGCTGCAGCCCGAGCGCCTGATGCCGCCTGGCACCATTCCTATCGCGGCGGCATCGGTGGAAGTGGACGACGTTGCCGATATCGGCGATCTCACGGCGGACGAGAACGGCGGCGCGGTCGTGCTGCAGGACGAATCGCACGTCGGCTTCGAGTCGATGATCGATTCCATCATGCGCATGGCCGACTCGCACCTGAAACGCCTCAACAATCGTCGCCGCGAGACGTGTCCGGCGGCGGACCTCGTGATCGGCGTGCAGTGCGGCGGCAGCGACGCCTTCTCCGGTCTGACGGCGAATCCGGCAGTCGGTTTCGCGACCGACCTGCTGGTGCGTGCAGGCGCGACCGTCATGTTCTCGGAAGTCACCGAAGTGCGCGATGGCGTCGCCCAGTTGACGGCGCGCGCCGCGAACGGCGAAGTGGCGGCGGCAATCATCCGCGAGATGCAGTGGTACGACGATTATCTGAAGCGCGGCGGCGCGGATCGTAGCGCGAACACCACGCCGGGCAACAAGAAGGGCGGGCTGTCGAATATCGTCGAGAAGGCGATGGGGTCCATCGTCAAGTCGGGTAGCTCGACCATTTCGGGCGTGCTTTCGCCGGGCGAAAAGGTCAAGCAGAAGGGCTTGATATACGCGGCGACGCCCGCGAGCGACTTCATCTGCGGCACGCTGCAACTGGCTGCGGGTATCAACTTGCATGTGTTCACCACCGGACGCGGCACGCCGTACAGCCTGGCCGAAGTACCGGTCATCAAGGTCGCGACGCGTTCGGATCTGGCGCGGCGCTGGCACGATCTGATGGATATCAACGCGGGCACCATCGCGACGGGCGAAGCGACGATTGCAGACGTGGGCTGGGAGTTGTTCCGTCTCATGCTCGATGTCGCGAGCGGAAAGAAGCAGACGCGCGCCGAGAAATTGAAGCTGCATAACGCGTTGGTTCTGTTCAATCCGGCGCCGGTGACCTGA